Proteins encoded in a region of the Quercus lobata isolate SW786 chromosome 8, ValleyOak3.0 Primary Assembly, whole genome shotgun sequence genome:
- the LOC115955467 gene encoding uncharacterized protein LOC115955467 yields MATAKEDQSGNTSNNGCGLPLQISTISDKTVFKEPPQKDGIKKSLDQTSNNKTSEVIDTKPFPHTNNDPSDPPTNNVDITTETLENYEIKKRVDQTSDKNTFQVLDTKPLTNANNDASGSKQEDNDYAIPSMSSASNVEDAEPNDDNLFLQDLINHRKATKQKSSTKKKLQRHK; encoded by the exons ATGGCCACCGCTAAAGAAGACCAAAGTGGCAACACGTCCAACAATGGCTGCGGTCTCCCACTCCAGATTTCTACAATTTCTGACAAG ACTGTGTTTAAGGAACCACCGCAAAAGGATGGAATCAAGAAAAGTCTAGACCAGACTTCTAACAACAAAACATCTGAAGTTATTGATACAAAACCATTCCCACACACAAATAATGATCCAAGTGATCCACCCACAAATAATGTTGATATCACAACA GAAACATTGgagaattatgaaatcaagaaaagagTAGATCAAACTTCAGACAAAAACACATTTCAAGTTCTTGATACAAAACCATTAACAAACGCAAATAATGATGCAAGTGGATCAAAACAAGAAGACAATGATTATGCCATCCCATCAATGAGTTCTGCCTCTAATGTTGAAGATGCGGAACCAAATGACGATAACCTGTTCCTTCAAGATCTGATCAATCATCGAAAAGctacaaaacaaaagtcatcaacGAAGAAGAAGCTTCAAAGACACAAATGA